In the Methanobacterium sp. genome, ATCAAATACTCAGGGAAAAACTATGGAACTAAAAATTTATCACATGTATCCAGATCTTTTAAATCTTTATGGAGATATTGGCAATGTAACTTGCCTCACTCAAAGATGCAAGTGGCGGGGCATCCAAGTCGAAGTGGTTGGGTTCAGCATGAAACACGAAGCCCCATTGATTGATGGTGACCTTTTTTTCATAGGAGGAGGTTCGGATCGTGGGCAAAACATTGTTTACACCCATCTTCGTAAATACAGCAACCAAATAGGGGAATTAATTGAAGAAGGAACCCCAGTTCTGGCCATATGTGGTGGTTATCAGTTATTAGGAGAAAAATATATTGATGCAGAAGGTTCCGATGTTCCGGGACTTGGAATATTCGATTACTACACGCGTAGTGAAGAAGGACGACTTATTGGGAACATTATAATCGAAAACAGTTTAGGGTTAAACCCTGAAACATTTGTGGGCTTTGAAAACCATGGAGGGCGCACCTATCACGAACATCAACCACTGGGTAAGGTGTTGGTGGGATATGGCAACAATGGTAAAGATAAACAGGAGGGGATGGTGTACCGCAATTGTATTGGAACCTACCTTCACGGCCCATTATTACCTAAAAACCCTCAATTAGCAGATTTCCTGATTTTGAAAGCTTTGGAAAGAAAGTATGGTTTGAAAAAGTTGCCTGGTCTTGAAGATGATTGGGAATACGCAGCCCATAATAAAGTACTGAAGCTTTACTCACCTTGACCATTTTTATGAGTTCATTTTCAATTCCTCTTTTTATTTAGGTAACTTTTTTAATGAGATTCAACAATAAATAGATGTTCCTATTTAGGAAGTTCTATTTGAAATTATTCCTCTTTTAAATAAGAGCATTTCAACTGGGAATAAAATTCTGTTGCTAAAAAAAATAATAATCAACCTTAACAATAATCAATGGAATCTTTAAAGGAGATGATTAGTCTGTCTAAATATATTGTGGTTACTGGTGGTGTGGTAAGTTCAATTGGAAAAGGGATAACTTCAGCTTCAATTGGCAGAATTCTAAGATCATATGGTGTGGATGTTACAGCAATCAAGATCGACCCATACCTTAACTGGGATTCTGGAACTTTAAACCCCTACCAACATGGAGAAGTTTTCGTGACTGAAGATGGTATGGAAACTGATCTAGATTTAGGGCACTATGAACGTTTTTTAGATGTGAATCTCTCCGGTAAATCTAATATCACCACTGGCAAAGTATATTCTTCTGTTATTGATCATGAACGTAAAGGAGATTACTTGGGCTCCTGTGTACAAATCATTCCCCATATCACCAATAAAATAAAGGATATGATTAGAAAAATAGCCAACGAAAGCCATGCCGAAGTTGTTCTGGTGGAAGTGGGTGGAACTGTAGGGGATATTGAAAGCCAACCCTTCCTTGAAGCACTAAGACAACTTAGAAACGAAGAAGGCCATGACAATGTTATGGTTGTACACGTAACATATGTGCCCTATCTTAAAGCTGCAGGTGAGTTTAAGACAAAACCTACTCAGCACAGCACTAAAGAACTCAGAAGCACTGGGATAATACCCGATATGATTATTTGTCGCTCGGAGTTACCTATGGATCAGCCTCTGAAAAATAAAATATCTCATTTCTGTGACGTGGAAAGGGAAGCTGTTATTAACACACCTGATGTGCACTCAATTTATGAAGTACCCCTAATCTTGAACCAAGAACATGTGGGAGAGTATGTAATAAACAGAATTAAACTCGAAACCGGTAAACAAGACTTGGAAGAATGGAAAAAAGTGGTTAATGCCCTTCAACAGGATGAATATCAGGTGAATGTTGGTATTATCGGCAAATACGTTGAACTGGAAGATGCTTATATGAGCATCAGAGAATCTCTAAAACATGCTGCCGCTCATGTGGGAATTAAAGTGAATATTGAATGGATACAAGCCGAAAATAAAATCAATGAAGAAAAAATTAGTCATCTAGATTCTATTCTTATTCCTGGAGGTTTCGGGGAGCGAGGCATATCTGGAAAACTTGAAGCAGTCCGTTACTCATTACAACATCAGGTACCGTTATTTGGAATATGTTTAGGAATGCAATGCATGGTGATTGAATTTGCCCGGCTTAATGGGCTTGATGATGCACACAGCACAGAATTTAACCCTGAAACTCCTTATCCAGTCATTGATCTAATGGAAGAACAAAAAAAGATTAAAAATATTGGAGGAACCATGAGGTTGGGTTCCTATCCCTGCCAACTTAAAGAAGGAACTATGGCTAAGGATGCCTATGGTGAAAAAGAAGTTAGCGAACGCCACCGGCATCGTTATGAATTAAACAACGACTACCGGGAAATCTTACAAGAAAAAGGACTAATAATTTCTGGAACTTCACATGACGACTTTTTGGTTGAAATGGTTGAGTTGAAGGATCATCCCTGGTTTTTGGGTTGCCAATTCCACCCTGAATTTAAATCACGACCCAACAAGGCCCATCCCATCTTTGTATCATTTCTGGAAGCAACACTCCTGAATCATAAACAAAAGTCAATGCATAACGATTGAGGAAATCTGAATGATAAAATATAGAGGAATTAAATGATGGTTGAAATCCCTTTAATAACCACTTTCATCGCCATAGTAGCTTGTCTTTACGCCAGTTATTCTGATCTTAAACGTGGCATAATACCTAACAAACTAACGTTCCCTCTTATTGCCTTGGGAATAATACTTAACGGGATTTATTCTTTTATGATGGGTGAAATCTGGTTTATTGTAATATGTATAGTGATTACAGGAGTTGTATTTGCCTTAGGATATGTTTTCTGGAAGATGGGAGCTTGGGCTGGAGGTGATGTCAAACTTTTCACAGCCCTGGCAGCACTTCTACCAGTTTCCCCTGTTTTGATATCTTACGATATATTCGGAGTGCACTTCCCTGTTGAAGGAATCTATCCTTTCCCTTTAACCTTAATTATTAACAGTATTTTATCTGTTTTCCCATTTATCTTGATTTATGTATTTTACGTGGTTTTGAGGATTAAAAAACATTTGATTGGCGAGTTATTTTCACCAATCACCGAAGATTATAAAAAAAATTTTGTCCTGACACTGGTAATGACATCATCAATAACAATAACCATGTTTGTAACTCAAGAACTCCGCCTGCAAATCGTGATAATTTCTTTGATATTGATGATTTTGCTAACACTGGTAATATCCAAGCTGCCGAACCAAGTGAAAGCAGTTTTAGTATCATTAGTAGTTGTTGCCTCCTTATTTTATAATTTAGAAATTACTATCTACAGTATCATTCTGTTGTATATCACCATGACCTTTATCAGAATCATAAGGAAGTTTTTATCATCAATAAATAAACAAGCCTTACAAGATGAATATCCGCTGGAAGAACTTTCAGAAGGAATGATACCAGCCTATAATCTTTACCAACGCGATGATAAGGTGTATGTGGATGATGAAAGTTTTGTGGATAAAATAACAAAGGGAATTAAAACTAAAGACATTAGCATGCTGACCACGCCTATGGGAAAGAAGTTAATTACAAATTTAGCCGCAGGATTAACACCGGATGATATTGAACTCCTTAAAAAACTGCATAGTGAAGGGAAGATTTCTAATAAATTCAAAGTCAAACGAGGAGTTCCCTTCGCACCTTCGATCTTCATTGGACTGTTAATATCCCTTTTTATTGGAGATATGTTAGTTATTCTGCAAATGGTCATTTCTTGGATAATTTAACAATTCTAAATCTGCCCATAATGTAAAATCACATTAAAAATAGCTGATTAGATTGTTAATGAGCAACTAATGTTGTGCCAATATTTATATAAATGCGCAGTCATAAATCATAAAATAGTAGTGATTAATATGGAAAATAAAGGACAAGTATCTGCAGAATATTTATTAACTGTAGTAGTAATTTTGATAATATTGGCTTCTGTTTCCATACCATTAGTAGGTAAATCAGTTAATGACACTATGGATATTTCTAAATCAGCAGATGTTGACAACGCAGTGAACAGCATAGCTAATGCAGTTAACTTGGTTTATGCTAACGGCCCAGGTGCAAAAAGGACCATCAGTGTTTATATGCCCATAACTCAAACTTTAACAGTAAACGGAGGAAATCTTCAAATGAATGTACCTCTAAATACGCCTTTAAATGGAGAATCTTCCAAAAATATAACCGCAAATATAAATTATAATGTTACTATAAACAATCCTACCTTCTCCAAAGGATGGCATACTGTTACTGTAACTTGGCCAACTACTGGTGATCATTCTCCAATTACCATCAGCCATTAAACGGGGTAATTAATCATAATGTAAACAGATAATTTAATTAAATATTTATTTTTATTTTATCTGACAAATTGCAAGTTCTAAACAATAATAAAAAAAAATTAAAGTGATAATTATGGGGATATTCAGCAAACTAGGCAATGCCATGTTGGGATTTTTCTCACTTCTGGGATCCATAATTCTGGCAATACCAAAAATTCCTCAGAAACTTCAAAATATCAACCAAGATCGTGTGAAAGAAAAAATTGTTAGTGAAAACTTAAAAGAGAATGTTTCCCAGGTAAAAGATAATTTTGGATTTCATGAAAAAGCGTCTAAAAGAACCAGTAATGACTACGGAAAAATTAAATCAAAAGAAACTCCAGCAACAGATAAAGGAGATTCAGATGTTCTCCTTATCTCTGCCCCATTCACATCCAAGGAAAAGGAAGATACCATCTTTCGTCTGCAAATATTATCCGCTGGGTTTCTCATTTTATCAGTGTTAACCTTGCTGAGTTTCATACCCATGGTTTTATACGCTATTATATCTATTTTATTAGTAGGGTTTATTCTTTATACCCTATTTAACAGAGTTAAAGTCATGTATGGCCCTGAATTCCCTGCATATCGGGATTTTTTCCTAATGTATATTGCAGTGGGCATTGTGCTGGTGTTAGTAGGCACTAACCCTACCTTGGTAATTACATTTTCATGGAGTTTTTTCCCATCTCTTACTATTCTAATATTTTCAATGATTGCCGTTGCAGTGGTTTACCTTATCTTTAGGATTCGGTACCACCGTGACTTCACATATGGAGTTGTTGTTGAAACTGGAGAAAAAATGGCCTATGTGAAGGTAGAATATGACATCCGGTCCAATGTTAAGCCAGATATTTATATAGTGGACAACAGTTACGGGGCATCCAGTGGAAACTTAGTAAAACTAAAAACAGAAAACAAAGTTTTGAGTAACAGTGGTAACAAACCCATTAGCATTATAGAAACAGTGAACAAGATTTAATATTTAATCTTTTTTAGTGAATTTTATGTTTGTATAAATATTTTTTAATTCTCTTCTAGAAAAATATGACAAATTAAATTATTTTCAAATCAAAGGAAGCTAAAGATGCTTAAAATATCATCTAAACATCCTCGTTACAAATCCCTTCTATTGCGGGAAAAAATGGCAAAGGCTTACCAAGAAGGAATCCTTGCAGACACTGCCCTAATCGCCCATGGAAGAGGTGAAGCCTTTGACTATATTTTAGGTGAAAAAACCAGCCCTTCCGCAATTGAAGCCATTCGATGTGGAGTTTCTGCAATGTTACTGGCTGAAAATCCAGTGATATCAGTTAATGGTAATACTGCTGTTCTTAGCGCAGAACATCTTGTTGAATTATCCCGTTTAATTCCAGCACCCATCGAAATCAATTTATTCTATCGTACCCCGCAAAGGGTTGAGAAAATGGAGGAACTGTTAAAAAAATCGGGCGCAACAAAAGTTTTAGGGAGAAAAAATGATGATTACCTCCCTATTCCTGGACTGGAAGGACCCCGATCCCGTGCACATCCTGATGGTGTGCACCAAGCAGATGTAGTATTAGTGCCATTAGAAGATGGTGACAGGGCACAAGCACTGGTATCATTAGGGAAAAAGGTCATAACCATTGATCTGAATCCTTTATCCAGAACAGCTCAAACATCATCCATAACCATAGTAGATAACGTGGTTAGAGCCATACCCTTAATGATTCAGGAAGTGGCCAAACTAAAAAAATATTCCAAAAAACAGTTAACAAGAATTGTGAATAAATTTGACAATTCTGAAAATATTTCTAAATCGCTAAACTCAATATCCCATCATTTTAAACAGGATGAATGAACATGAAAGTAATTGGAGTAACAGGAATGCCAGGATCTGGTAAAAGCGTGGTTTCTAGAGTTGCAGAGAAGTTGGGGATGAAAGTAGTAAAGATGGGCGATGTGATAAGGGAAGAAGCCCAGCAAAGAAATGAAGATCCCGGAATAGTGGCAGTGCAATTACGGAAAGAATATGGTAAACACGTGGTTGCCAGTCGTTGCGTAGATATAATAAAGAACTTGACCAAGGAAAATTCATCATCTAATTCTAAATCCAGAGTGAACAAACCCCAATTATTCCTAGTTGAAGGTATTCGCAGCCCATGGGAAGTAAATATATTTAAGAAGAATTTTAAAGATTTTAAAGTAATAGCTGTGCATTCTAAACCAGAAACCCGTTTTTTCCGGCTGAAAAAAAGGATGAGATCTGATGATTCGGCTGATTCCAAAGAATCCATGGAAAGAGATCAACGAGAACTGAAATTTGGAATAGGAGAAGTTATAGTAAATTCAGATTTTATGGTAGTTAATGAAGGTAGTTTAAACAAATTTAAAAAAACTGTTCAGAGGATAATTGAAAATGAATTGTAAAGTAGAAGCAAGGGC is a window encoding:
- a CDS encoding glutamine amidotransferase; translation: MELKIYHMYPDLLNLYGDIGNVTCLTQRCKWRGIQVEVVGFSMKHEAPLIDGDLFFIGGGSDRGQNIVYTHLRKYSNQIGELIEEGTPVLAICGGYQLLGEKYIDAEGSDVPGLGIFDYYTRSEEGRLIGNIIIENSLGLNPETFVGFENHGGRTYHEHQPLGKVLVGYGNNGKDKQEGMVYRNCIGTYLHGPLLPKNPQLADFLILKALERKYGLKKLPGLEDDWEYAAHNKVLKLYSP
- the pyrG gene encoding CTP synthase (glutamine hydrolyzing), producing the protein MSKYIVVTGGVVSSIGKGITSASIGRILRSYGVDVTAIKIDPYLNWDSGTLNPYQHGEVFVTEDGMETDLDLGHYERFLDVNLSGKSNITTGKVYSSVIDHERKGDYLGSCVQIIPHITNKIKDMIRKIANESHAEVVLVEVGGTVGDIESQPFLEALRQLRNEEGHDNVMVVHVTYVPYLKAAGEFKTKPTQHSTKELRSTGIIPDMIICRSELPMDQPLKNKISHFCDVEREAVINTPDVHSIYEVPLILNQEHVGEYVINRIKLETGKQDLEEWKKVVNALQQDEYQVNVGIIGKYVELEDAYMSIRESLKHAAAHVGIKVNIEWIQAENKINEEKISHLDSILIPGGFGERGISGKLEAVRYSLQHQVPLFGICLGMQCMVIEFARLNGLDDAHSTEFNPETPYPVIDLMEEQKKIKNIGGTMRLGSYPCQLKEGTMAKDAYGEKEVSERHRHRYELNNDYREILQEKGLIISGTSHDDFLVEMVELKDHPWFLGCQFHPEFKSRPNKAHPIFVSFLEATLLNHKQKSMHND
- a CDS encoding DUF2101 family protein encodes the protein MFSKLGNAMLGFFSLLGSIILAIPKIPQKLQNINQDRVKEKIVSENLKENVSQVKDNFGFHEKASKRTSNDYGKIKSKETPATDKGDSDVLLISAPFTSKEKEDTIFRLQILSAGFLILSVLTLLSFIPMVLYAIISILLVGFILYTLFNRVKVMYGPEFPAYRDFFLMYIAVGIVLVLVGTNPTLVITFSWSFFPSLTILIFSMIAVAVVYLIFRIRYHRDFTYGVVVETGEKMAYVKVEYDIRSNVKPDIYIVDNSYGASSGNLVKLKTENKVLSNSGNKPISIIETVNKI
- a CDS encoding phosphopantothenate/pantothenate synthetase gives rise to the protein MLKISSKHPRYKSLLLREKMAKAYQEGILADTALIAHGRGEAFDYILGEKTSPSAIEAIRCGVSAMLLAENPVISVNGNTAVLSAEHLVELSRLIPAPIEINLFYRTPQRVEKMEELLKKSGATKVLGRKNDDYLPIPGLEGPRSRAHPDGVHQADVVLVPLEDGDRAQALVSLGKKVITIDLNPLSRTAQTSSITIVDNVVRAIPLMIQEVAKLKKYSKKQLTRIVNKFDNSENISKSLNSISHHFKQDE
- a CDS encoding AAA family ATPase — its product is MKVIGVTGMPGSGKSVVSRVAEKLGMKVVKMGDVIREEAQQRNEDPGIVAVQLRKEYGKHVVASRCVDIIKNLTKENSSSNSKSRVNKPQLFLVEGIRSPWEVNIFKKNFKDFKVIAVHSKPETRFFRLKKRMRSDDSADSKESMERDQRELKFGIGEVIVNSDFMVVNEGSLNKFKKTVQRIIENEL